In one window of Cytophagaceae bacterium ABcell3 DNA:
- a CDS encoding nuclear transport factor 2 family protein, which translates to MEQKHPLPPFTLETAKLKIQMAEDAWNSQNPEKVSLAYTIDSEWRNRNTFVNGRKEIVKFLADKWKKELNYKLKKEYWSHSENRIAVRFEYEYQNKDGKYFRAYGNENWEFDENGLMKKRYASINDLEINESERYL; encoded by the coding sequence ATGGAACAAAAACATCCGCTCCCACCTTTCACCCTGGAAACTGCAAAACTGAAAATTCAAATGGCTGAAGATGCTTGGAATTCACAGAATCCAGAAAAAGTTTCATTAGCATATACTATTGACAGCGAATGGAGAAACCGAAATACATTTGTCAATGGTAGAAAAGAAATTGTAAAATTCTTAGCTGATAAATGGAAAAAGGAATTAAATTATAAGCTCAAAAAAGAGTATTGGTCACATTCAGAAAATAGAATTGCGGTTAGATTTGAATATGAATATCAAAACAAAGATGGTAAATACTTCAGAGCCTATGGGAACGAAAATTGGGAATTTGATGAGAATGGACTAATGAAAAAAAGGTATGCAAGTATAAACGACCTTGAAATCAATGAGTCTGAAAGATATTTGTAG
- a CDS encoding restriction endonuclease subunit S yields MEWFKTIPFSDVVLWDVKRYSFEKIKSQYPIVKLGMHIQEESHKVKLADYPDAEFGILGVNNKIGIFDAYKEKGANINQSYKKMEKGWLAYNPYRVNVGSIGLRTNEHENEYISPAYVVFSCKQTLLPDFLFKLFKTERFNKVINASTTGSVRQNLTIDILKSLDIPLPPIEVQKKILDKYYSESKKSIDFAKKSNQIGFEIDAFLLKELGINLTLKERKTGLSFTQFSTIDRWSVDYLFNLSSIDGLQNAKYPLHPISRYIIESQYGLSSKASPNPVGTPMLRMNNINNSELDISDLKYITLSKDEKKKYLLEKGDLLFNRTNSKELVGKTAVFKEDEEYTFASYLIRLKLNNLKLDVDYINFLFNSPIGRVQIDLISRQVLGQANVNAQELREFVFPIPDIDIQKKIANEALLMKEKQNSLLAQSEEQKINAITNVQNSVLSI; encoded by the coding sequence ATGGAATGGTTTAAAACAATCCCATTCAGTGATGTTGTGTTATGGGATGTAAAACGATATTCGTTTGAGAAAATAAAGTCGCAATACCCTATTGTAAAATTGGGAATGCACATTCAAGAAGAAAGCCATAAAGTTAAATTGGCTGACTATCCTGATGCAGAATTTGGCATTTTAGGCGTAAACAACAAAATTGGCATTTTTGATGCCTACAAAGAAAAGGGAGCTAACATTAACCAATCCTACAAGAAAATGGAAAAGGGTTGGTTGGCTTACAATCCGTATCGTGTAAATGTGGGTAGTATCGGTTTGCGAACGAATGAACACGAAAACGAATATATAAGCCCTGCTTATGTAGTATTTAGTTGCAAACAAACTTTGTTACCCGATTTTCTTTTTAAACTCTTTAAAACAGAACGATTTAATAAAGTAATAAACGCAAGCACCACAGGCTCGGTAAGGCAAAATTTGACTATTGATATTTTAAAGTCATTGGATATTCCTTTGCCACCAATTGAAGTTCAAAAAAAGATTCTTGATAAATACTATTCTGAAAGCAAAAAATCAATAGATTTTGCCAAAAAATCAAATCAGATTGGTTTTGAAATAGATGCATTCCTTTTAAAAGAGTTGGGAATTAACCTAACGTTAAAAGAGCGTAAAACAGGTTTGTCTTTTACTCAGTTCTCAACAATAGATAGATGGTCAGTAGATTATTTATTTAACCTATCATCAATTGATGGTTTACAGAACGCTAAATACCCTTTACACCCGATTAGTCGATACATCATCGAATCCCAGTATGGTTTATCATCAAAAGCTTCACCTAATCCTGTTGGAACTCCAATGTTAAGAATGAATAATATCAACAATTCTGAATTAGACATCAGTGACTTAAAATATATTACACTTTCCAAGGATGAAAAGAAGAAATATCTATTAGAAAAGGGAGATCTTCTTTTTAATAGAACCAACAGTAAAGAGCTTGTGGGTAAAACAGCAGTATTCAAAGAAGATGAGGAATACACATTTGCATCATATTTAATAAGATTGAAATTAAACAATCTAAAATTAGATGTTGATTACATAAACTTCCTTTTTAATTCACCAATAGGACGTGTACAGATTGACCTTATTAGTCGGCAAGTATTAGGACAAGCTAATGTCAATGCCCAAGAATTAAGAGAGTTTGTTTTCCCGATTCCAGATATTGATATACAAAAAAAGATAGCAAACGAGGCATTATTGATGAAGGAAAAACAAAATTCATTGCTTGCCCAATCTGAAGAACAGAAAATCAATGCCATTACTAATGTTCAAAATTCGGTACTTTCAATATGA
- a CDS encoding TetR/AcrR family transcriptional regulator, whose protein sequence is MSFPKERILEQASLLFHQQGYNSTGINQIISEANVAKASFYQHFKSKDDLCVEYLNRRHKYWFNELSNFTLKSKKLKEKILSAFDFIIHMNNKENFRGCSFLNILSEISKEQESILTVIQTHKNDLRIFFELLVEDELLATHIYLLFESSIIESQLFKSNEIVNKSKSIVNNLI, encoded by the coding sequence ATGAGTTTTCCGAAAGAAAGAATATTAGAACAAGCTTCCCTATTATTTCATCAACAAGGTTATAACAGTACAGGAATTAACCAAATTATAAGTGAAGCAAATGTAGCAAAAGCTAGTTTTTACCAACATTTTAAATCTAAAGATGATTTATGTGTTGAGTATCTTAATAGAAGACATAAATATTGGTTTAATGAACTTTCAAATTTTACTTTAAAATCTAAAAAATTGAAAGAAAAAATTTTATCTGCATTTGATTTCATAATACATATGAACAATAAAGAGAACTTTAGAGGTTGTAGTTTCTTGAATATTTTATCTGAAATATCAAAAGAACAAGAAAGTATTCTTACAGTTATCCAAACTCACAAAAATGATTTAAGGATTTTTTTTGAACTATTAGTCGAAGATGAATTATTGGCAACACATATTTACCTTCTATTTGAAAGTTCTATTATAGAAAGTCAACTATTTAAATCAAATGAAATCGTAAATAAATCAAAATCGATAGTAAACAATTTAATTTAA
- a CDS encoding tyrosine-type recombinase/integrase, translating to MVKEQHESPSETYFKFTVYALRYAYRIEGLKDKRIELPSIKKDKRLPVVLSREEVKRLLCTPKLLKHRVLIGLLYGCGLRCFEGRGIKLADLDFDRKALLVHGKGNKDRYVPLSDMLIRGLKTYIDAERPEEWLFNGKPEGCAGGDFDGRYSQRGVQWAIRQAAKDAGIEKAVNVHTLRHTYATHLLEDGLNIMTIKDLLGHACVQTTMVYLHVAQSGRQKPFSPLDSLYPSKQ from the coding sequence TTGGTAAAAGAGCAGCACGAAAGCCCATCGGAAACCTATTTTAAATTTACCGTTTATGCCCTCCGCTATGCTTACCGGATAGAAGGGCTCAAAGACAAACGCATCGAGCTACCGTCTATCAAAAAGGACAAAAGGCTACCTGTCGTACTGAGCCGTGAAGAAGTAAAACGGCTACTGTGCACTCCAAAGCTGCTCAAGCACCGGGTCCTTATCGGACTGCTGTATGGCTGTGGGCTGAGATGTTTTGAAGGACGGGGCATCAAACTTGCAGATCTGGACTTTGACCGAAAAGCGCTCCTTGTACATGGCAAAGGCAACAAAGACCGATATGTCCCCCTCAGCGATATGCTCATCAGAGGCCTAAAAACTTATATTGATGCCGAGCGGCCCGAGGAATGGCTTTTTAACGGAAAACCCGAAGGCTGTGCAGGTGGAGACTTTGACGGCAGGTATTCACAGCGCGGTGTCCAGTGGGCCATAAGACAGGCTGCCAAAGATGCGGGCATTGAAAAAGCGGTAAACGTACACACCCTGCGGCATACTTACGCTACGCACCTTTTGGAGGACGGGCTCAACATCATGACCATTAAAGACCTCCTCGGCCATGCATGTGTCCAGACAACCATGGTCTACCTCCATGTCGCCCAGTCCGGCAGGCAAAAACCGTTCAGCCCGCTTGACTCTTTATACCCCTCTAAGCAATGA
- a CDS encoding N-6 DNA methylase yields MKLELKIEDNKIFAPLKDKWLVLTPEEKVRQTYICRLVNHYGYSLEQMQQEVTVAEGNKRGTGRASADIVVWKSKEEVEKKAPSIVVECKADNIDIVEGDYFQGSHYARYVKSPFFVTTNLKHTKVFKVNLDGYPKDLEDEILDIPTNQDLQSEKKVKDLLTQTKAFTRDEFSNLLFRCHNIIRNNDKLSPEAAFDETSKILFMKIRYERNPDEDNIFSLKQFKKQESQYEKNIRPINVKRNGPKDDIPYMDYWFELTKDEFKDDDLFDSNEKIKIKQGSFEAIVKALEIYNLSTTSDDIKGIAFEKFLGRTFRGELGQFFTPRTVVDYIVEILDPQEGETVCDPCCGSGGFLIKAFEYVRSKIENEIKEAKDQVKLKYYTDEYYNASKKEQEKIDQKVNDQFTLLNSELDILNPESRLRRLSYDCIFGTDANPRMARTAKMNMIMHGDGHGGVHHHDGLLNVNGIFDGRFDIILTNPPFGARVEKSLKITEQDKYTDIERIAKYTERYKEDYVKALKQINDNIGKPVLSLFDTGKMSSLTEVLFIERCLDLLKPGGRMGIVLPEGVLNNTKLQKVRDYVEGKAKIINITSIPQDVFIASGATVKPSLLFFKKFTEEEAKQYASILKTAKTNAKNKYSKEIADLQEKIKTRGLDKDEKKELRDKLNQVQQQMEDEIKLEVKTNFDYEIPIVEVEKAGISTTGAKIENELEPVAKEFTKYRIEKQLWKERYTTVQYDEYDEKFQRVVAFGEPETFYTNYAKINQ; encoded by the coding sequence ATGAAATTAGAACTAAAAATAGAAGACAATAAAATATTTGCCCCATTAAAGGACAAATGGTTAGTGCTAACACCAGAGGAAAAAGTTAGACAGACCTACATCTGCCGACTTGTAAATCATTACGGTTACTCGCTTGAACAAATGCAACAAGAGGTTACTGTTGCCGAAGGCAACAAAAGAGGCACAGGCAGAGCCAGTGCCGATATTGTTGTTTGGAAAAGTAAAGAAGAAGTTGAGAAAAAAGCACCTTCGATTGTAGTTGAGTGTAAAGCTGACAATATTGATATTGTTGAGGGCGATTACTTTCAGGGTTCGCATTATGCTCGTTACGTAAAGTCACCGTTTTTTGTAACTACCAATCTAAAGCATACCAAAGTTTTTAAAGTAAATCTTGACGGCTATCCAAAAGACTTGGAAGATGAAATTCTTGATATTCCTACCAATCAAGATTTACAAAGTGAGAAAAAAGTAAAAGACTTATTAACTCAAACCAAAGCATTTACAAGAGACGAATTCAGTAATCTACTTTTTAGATGCCATAACATCATTAGAAATAATGATAAACTTTCACCCGAAGCTGCATTTGACGAAACAAGTAAAATTCTTTTTATGAAAATCCGCTACGAGCGGAATCCAGACGAAGACAATATATTTTCACTTAAACAATTCAAAAAACAAGAATCTCAATACGAGAAAAACATACGACCAATTAACGTAAAACGAAACGGACCAAAAGACGACATTCCGTATATGGATTATTGGTTTGAATTGACAAAAGACGAGTTTAAGGATGATGACCTTTTCGACTCAAACGAAAAGATAAAAATCAAACAAGGAAGTTTTGAAGCGATTGTAAAAGCATTAGAAATATATAACCTTTCAACAACTTCTGATGACATTAAAGGAATTGCCTTTGAAAAATTTCTTGGCAGAACATTCAGAGGTGAATTAGGACAATTCTTTACACCAAGAACTGTAGTTGATTATATAGTTGAAATTCTAGACCCACAAGAGGGCGAAACTGTTTGCGACCCTTGTTGTGGTAGTGGTGGATTTTTAATTAAGGCTTTTGAATATGTAAGAAGCAAAATTGAAAATGAAATCAAAGAAGCTAAAGATCAGGTAAAACTAAAATATTACACAGACGAGTATTACAATGCTTCAAAAAAGGAGCAAGAGAAAATTGACCAAAAAGTAAACGACCAATTTACACTACTCAATTCTGAACTTGATATATTAAATCCTGAAAGCCGTTTAAGACGTCTTTCCTATGATTGCATTTTTGGCACGGATGCCAACCCAAGAATGGCACGAACAGCAAAAATGAATATGATAATGCACGGTGACGGTCACGGTGGCGTTCACCATCACGATGGATTATTAAATGTAAACGGAATATTTGACGGTCGTTTTGATATTATATTAACCAATCCACCTTTTGGAGCAAGGGTTGAAAAATCTTTAAAAATTACCGAGCAAGACAAATACACAGATATCGAGCGTATTGCAAAATATACTGAACGCTACAAAGAGGATTATGTAAAAGCACTAAAACAAATCAATGACAACATTGGAAAGCCCGTTTTAAGTCTATTTGACACAGGCAAAATGAGCAGTTTAACAGAAGTGCTTTTTATAGAGCGTTGTCTTGACTTACTTAAACCAGGCGGGAGAATGGGAATTGTTTTACCTGAAGGAGTTTTGAATAATACCAAACTTCAAAAAGTACGAGATTATGTAGAAGGCAAGGCAAAAATCATCAACATTACTTCTATTCCGCAAGATGTATTTATTGCTTCGGGTGCTACTGTAAAACCAAGTTTGCTATTCTTCAAAAAATTTACTGAGGAAGAAGCAAAACAATATGCTTCCATTCTTAAAACAGCCAAAACAAACGCCAAAAATAAATACAGTAAAGAAATTGCCGACTTGCAAGAAAAGATAAAAACAAGAGGTCTTGATAAAGACGAGAAAAAAGAACTGCGAGACAAACTAAATCAAGTACAGCAACAAATGGAAGATGAAATTAAATTGGAAGTGAAGACCAATTTTGATTATGAAATCCCAATTGTTGAAGTTGAAAAGGCAGGTATTAGCACAACAGGTGCAAAAATTGAAAACGAATTAGAACCAGTAGCTAAAGAGTTCACCAAATACCGTATTGAGAAACAACTTTGGAAAGAACGTTATACCACAGTTCAATATGATGAGTATGATGAAAAATTTCAACGAGTAGTTGCGTTTGGCGAACCAGAAACATTTTACACGAATTATGCAAAAATCAATCAATAA
- a CDS encoding helix-turn-helix transcriptional regulator yields MNKKAINRLKVVLVEHGKTNKWLAEKLDKNETTVSRWCTNEVQPSLETLIQISELLNIDVKELIYSTQKD; encoded by the coding sequence ATGAATAAAAAAGCAATTAACAGGCTGAAAGTAGTTTTAGTAGAACACGGAAAGACCAATAAATGGCTTGCCGAAAAACTAGATAAAAACGAAACGACTGTTTCAAGATGGTGCACAAACGAGGTTCAGCCTTCTTTGGAAACTTTGATACAAATAAGCGAACTGCTGAACATTGATGTAAAAGAACTGATTTACTCAACTCAAAAAGATTAA
- a CDS encoding abortive infection family protein: MNELISPKYQMKLVAEVEKAIWGEYNSYKNAKNYILKWYVYDEQNFHWENFRIIEKEDKNIDLNSTLHSMPGDILLKIAIDLGVDTPDFIPSIPTFKNEIKSEYKTAYDTFNKAYKQIESDPGTAIGLANSALESIIKEILKDDRIQSKIKGNETLYQLSSIVLKEFKLTCTEHPKEIKTIGNSLLAINQAIEKLRSERTHFHGKTSDDLVIEDTIYAYFIVNSVATVGLFLNKFFKSKYPKSEPEIDDYNDLPF; the protein is encoded by the coding sequence ATGAACGAATTAATTTCGCCTAAATACCAAATGAAACTTGTAGCAGAAGTGGAAAAAGCTATTTGGGGTGAATATAACTCGTATAAAAATGCTAAAAATTATATCCTTAAATGGTATGTGTATGACGAGCAAAACTTTCATTGGGAAAATTTTAGAATTATAGAAAAGGAAGATAAAAATATTGATTTAAATTCCACCTTGCATTCAATGCCAGGAGATATTCTTTTAAAAATTGCAATAGACTTAGGGGTAGATACGCCTGATTTTATTCCCTCTATTCCTACTTTCAAAAACGAGATAAAGTCTGAATACAAAACTGCATATGATACTTTTAATAAAGCATATAAACAAATTGAATCAGACCCTGGTACAGCTATAGGGCTTGCAAACTCTGCACTTGAAAGTATTATCAAAGAGATATTAAAAGATGATAGAATTCAATCAAAAATAAAAGGCAATGAAACGCTCTATCAATTGAGTTCAATTGTACTTAAGGAATTTAAATTAACTTGCACAGAACATCCTAAAGAAATTAAGACAATTGGAAATTCTTTGCTTGCTATTAACCAAGCCATTGAAAAGCTAAGAAGTGAAAGAACTCATTTTCACGGAAAAACGAGTGATGATTTAGTGATTGAAGACACAATCTATGCATATTTCATTGTGAATTCTGTTGCAACCGTTGGATTATTTTTGAATAAATTTTTTAAATCAAAATATCCAAAATCCGAACCTGAAATTGATGATTATAATGATTTGCCATTTTGA
- a CDS encoding AAA family ATPase — protein sequence MRLEKLEINTRFKNLENFEIDFSNKEGITVLIGNNGSGKSNILEAISSVFAGLYDNKHNPSFNYDLTYTKDTYSVQVKFENGNYETKVNGTDTSLKSEHLPSQLISSYSGEESRLWETYYKPFYDEYTKALKGASIPDSELIYINKYYWNIALLTLHFYDFAAFEDIRKFCHATLGIQTVNYIKFDFDIPTLGTWLKNPNPVTNLVMTLNPNKDASVQMTLEEFKEKLDFINEIDLFKYLAAAFMPKDDKVITKIEIDYNTGLKAESLSEGEKKLLLIMLILEVIGDENSLILLDEPDSHIHLSNKEQIEKLLKAYSNRENIITTHSPTLTHNFDLKHITMLSKKANNDAQVEAMEKQKIVYELTKGIWSYQEQNIFLNSQKDILLVEGKTDEVFLKKALEVLKQTEPRYSNLEFEYLPCGGAEGVKLLTEKFTPKVGQHIIAFFDSDQSGWGAVNKIFNRTSANAFNNGNFNKYRKKGEIWISIYPTRQWYRGGLNFNIEDYFSKNLLNQYVLSSFKGLDSIVTKNQVKRLLEQDCNGFPDSEFKHFKSVFDLILEIKTK from the coding sequence ATGAGACTAGAAAAGCTAGAAATCAACACACGTTTTAAGAATTTGGAAAATTTCGAAATAGATTTTTCAAACAAAGAAGGCATTACGGTTTTGATTGGCAACAATGGAAGTGGGAAAAGTAATATTTTAGAAGCTATTAGTAGTGTTTTTGCAGGCTTGTACGATAATAAACACAATCCAAGTTTCAATTATGATCTTACCTACACAAAAGACACTTACAGTGTGCAGGTGAAATTTGAAAATGGTAATTATGAAACCAAAGTAAATGGAACTGATACTTCTTTAAAATCAGAACATTTACCGAGCCAATTAATAAGCTCATATAGCGGAGAAGAAAGTCGTCTTTGGGAAACCTACTACAAACCATTTTATGATGAATACACCAAAGCTTTAAAAGGTGCATCAATTCCAGATTCTGAATTAATTTACATCAATAAATATTATTGGAATATTGCTCTTTTAACTCTTCATTTCTACGATTTTGCCGCATTTGAAGATATTAGAAAGTTTTGCCACGCCACATTGGGCATTCAAACGGTCAACTACATCAAATTCGATTTTGATATTCCGACTCTAGGAACTTGGTTAAAAAATCCAAATCCTGTTACCAACTTGGTTATGACTTTGAACCCGAACAAAGACGCTTCGGTTCAAATGACTTTAGAAGAGTTTAAGGAAAAACTTGACTTCATTAACGAGATTGATTTGTTCAAATATCTTGCTGCGGCATTTATGCCAAAGGATGATAAGGTAATCACCAAAATTGAAATCGACTACAACACAGGATTAAAAGCCGAAAGTTTAAGCGAAGGCGAAAAGAAACTTTTACTCATAATGCTGATTTTGGAAGTTATTGGAGATGAGAATTCTTTGATACTTCTTGACGAGCCAGACAGTCATATCCACCTTTCCAACAAGGAACAAATTGAAAAGCTTTTAAAAGCCTATTCAAACCGAGAAAATATAATTACGACTCACTCGCCAACACTTACACATAATTTCGACTTAAAACACATTACAATGCTTTCTAAAAAAGCAAATAATGATGCACAAGTGGAAGCAATGGAAAAGCAGAAAATTGTTTACGAGTTAACGAAAGGCATTTGGAGTTATCAAGAGCAAAACATTTTTCTCAACTCTCAAAAAGATATATTACTAGTTGAAGGGAAAACAGATGAAGTTTTCCTTAAAAAGGCTTTGGAAGTATTGAAACAAACAGAACCTAGATACTCCAACCTTGAATTCGAATATCTACCTTGTGGCGGAGCTGAAGGAGTTAAATTGTTAACTGAAAAATTTACACCAAAAGTAGGACAACATATAATCGCTTTTTTCGATAGCGACCAATCAGGATGGGGTGCAGTCAATAAAATATTTAACCGAACAAGTGCAAATGCATTTAATAATGGTAATTTCAACAAATACCGCAAGAAGGGCGAAATATGGATTTCAATTTATCCAACACGCCAATGGTATAGAGGAGGTCTAAATTTTAATATAGAGGACTACTTTAGTAAAAATCTGCTAAATCAATATGTTTTAAGTTCATTTAAAGGATTAGACTCGATTGTCACTAAAAATCAAGTAAAAAGATTATTAGAGCAAGACTG
- a CDS encoding IS91 family transposase, which produces MRAQHEVAHVLKKHWPKVESHPNINRWQLRTLGALMRCRTNAMGGHIYACKACGVERISYNSCRNRHCPKCQGKNREDWIRKREGELLPVPYFHVVFTLPDALNGLAMGKPKEVYDTLFEAAWETVATFASDPQHLGAKAGMVSILHTWGQTLSLHPHLHCIVPGGGLTKQGKWKAAKGKKKSGKRKAKYLFPVKAMSKVFRAKYVEKLKYKIPDLDKALASSLFEKDWVIYAKRPFGHPKAVLEYLGRYTHKIAISNHRIREVGKDTVTFGYKDYRQGAKKLEMELDAMEFIRRFSMHVLPRGFMRIRHYGILSSSSKKASIPEILGQLEKDINKAKEVRTLETYNPKVCPCCKEEALIPIGVINKRGPPVWKKSLDYITN; this is translated from the coding sequence ATGAGGGCGCAACATGAAGTGGCCCATGTCCTGAAAAAACATTGGCCAAAAGTGGAAAGCCACCCCAACATAAACAGGTGGCAGCTCCGCACTTTAGGTGCCCTTATGCGCTGCCGTACCAATGCCATGGGCGGGCATATATATGCCTGTAAAGCATGTGGCGTGGAACGGATCAGCTATAACAGTTGCAGGAACCGTCATTGCCCAAAGTGCCAGGGCAAGAACCGGGAAGATTGGATCCGAAAACGGGAGGGGGAGCTTTTGCCCGTACCATATTTCCATGTGGTGTTCACCTTGCCAGATGCACTGAACGGTTTGGCAATGGGCAAGCCCAAGGAAGTGTATGACACACTTTTTGAGGCCGCCTGGGAAACAGTGGCCACTTTTGCCTCAGACCCTCAACACCTGGGGGCAAAGGCAGGTATGGTTTCGATCCTCCATACATGGGGGCAGACCTTGTCCCTGCACCCCCACCTGCACTGTATCGTCCCGGGGGGCGGGCTTACAAAACAGGGAAAGTGGAAAGCGGCAAAAGGAAAAAAGAAGTCAGGAAAACGCAAGGCCAAATACCTTTTTCCGGTAAAGGCCATGAGCAAGGTGTTTAGGGCAAAATATGTTGAAAAGCTGAAATATAAGATCCCGGATTTAGACAAAGCTTTGGCAAGCTCCCTTTTTGAAAAAGATTGGGTCATATATGCCAAACGTCCATTTGGGCATCCCAAAGCTGTCCTGGAATACCTCGGAAGGTACACCCACAAGATCGCCATAAGCAATCACCGCATCAGGGAAGTAGGAAAGGACACCGTCACGTTCGGGTATAAGGATTACCGGCAAGGCGCCAAAAAGCTTGAGATGGAACTTGATGCCATGGAGTTTATACGAAGGTTCTCTATGCATGTCCTGCCAAGAGGCTTTATGCGCATCAGGCATTATGGTATTTTGAGCAGCTCCTCCAAAAAGGCAAGCATTCCGGAAATATTAGGGCAACTGGAAAAAGATATCAACAAAGCCAAGGAGGTACGAACCCTGGAAACCTACAACCCAAAAGTTTGCCCTTGTTGCAAAGAAGAAGCGTTGATCCCGATTGGTGTCATAAACAAAAGAGGCCCTCCTGTCTGGAAAAAGTCCCTGGACTATATAACCAATTAA